One Luteibacter sp. 9135 DNA segment encodes these proteins:
- a CDS encoding glycoside hydrolase family 97 N-terminal domain-containing protein, producing the protein MQAASPVSRVRRLVPALSLFLAVPAMAASPQATLIVANGGRPVLTIRDPGSAPPITIALGLKTTAADLTQGLTLQRTTEHQGIIEHYRMTTGKRLQREATFDEIRYALRNAGGQQLDVVLRTAPDGIAFRYELPGVHQATVTGEATAFAVPADSPAWLLPYGPQYENERIQTTAGTAAAGDYGYPSLFRLGGHYALITEANADGRYDGSRLVHAAGSGTYTLALADPRVDSQGVTPWRVVIAGSLATVTASTLVDDLADPARFDDTAWIRPGRVAWSWLSEHDSP; encoded by the coding sequence ATGCAGGCTGCTTCGCCCGTGTCACGCGTTCGCCGGCTCGTGCCGGCACTCTCCCTCTTCCTGGCCGTGCCCGCGATGGCCGCCTCGCCCCAGGCGACGCTCATCGTGGCGAACGGCGGTCGGCCCGTGCTGACCATCCGCGATCCCGGCAGTGCCCCGCCGATCACCATCGCACTCGGCCTGAAGACGACCGCGGCGGATCTCACGCAGGGGCTGACCCTCCAGCGCACCACCGAACACCAGGGCATCATCGAGCACTACCGCATGACCACCGGCAAGCGCCTGCAGCGCGAGGCCACCTTCGACGAGATCCGTTACGCACTGCGTAACGCCGGGGGCCAGCAGCTCGATGTCGTGCTGCGCACGGCGCCCGATGGCATCGCCTTCCGTTACGAACTGCCCGGCGTGCACCAGGCCACGGTCACGGGTGAAGCCACCGCCTTCGCCGTCCCCGCCGATTCGCCCGCCTGGCTGCTGCCGTACGGCCCCCAGTACGAAAACGAACGCATCCAGACGACGGCAGGCACGGCGGCGGCCGGCGACTACGGGTATCCCTCGCTGTTCCGGCTTGGCGGGCACTACGCCCTGATCACCGAAGCCAATGCCGATGGCCGCTACGACGGCAGCCGCCTGGTCCATGCCGCGGGTAGCGGCACCTATACCCTCGCCCTTGCCGATCCCCGCGTCGACAGCCAGGGCGTGACCCCGTGGCGCGTGGTGATCGCCGGCAGTCTTGCCACCGTCACCGCATCCACCCTGGTGGACGACCTGGCCGACCCGGCACGCTTCGACGACACCGCGTGGATACGGCCCGGCCGCGTGGCCTGGTCGTGGCTGAGCGAGCACGACAGCCCCTAG